The DNA region taccaatcacgcgatcgacacgtcgaTCTCCTGCCACCGCGCACCACCGACGTggtacctaaaaatcgcttctgcgcaggcaaggacatttgttcaagatgtttgccgatATCTGTTATTGCTATTTGCAAAGCGTCATTTTTCCACACAATACATAGTTTTTTGTCATATTCAGTACAAAGATGAGTTCGGTCAAACTATAATAACGTAACACAGTCACGTCATGTCAAAATAccacaaaaaataattgcttGCATTGCTATGGCGTTAAATCTCAAGATGATTATAAAAACCTGAGCACGATCTTCTCTTGcaataatcttaaaaaaagctatttttttaaaatcatatacatgtcatgtggaacctggtgtaatggttgcagctccttataaacgttgtgtaaaacaaaaaaacttgtcgattaaaaagaatggcggagagtttattgccagttcttctcttccgttcaactcccttgatttgagaactagcagtaaatgtaaaattaaaagcattaaatatactttttctgCTCATGATATTTCTCTTGAATGTGCTCAAGACAGGTAGTGTATAGGATATTATGATCATATAAAGATCAGGAGACGTCACGGAGCAGTAGATGTAGCATCAACTGAATCAGCAGCCGGTTTCGCAGTGGCCTCAGGAAAAGCTACCCGGGACTGGAATCCGATAGGTCTTAGTGTTAGTGATAGTGTTAGAAGTGTTAGCATAAGTTTAGAAACTGGATATAATGGATTCATCTTGTAAAGCATTACATAGATATTCATCTTGCACTTTGTGCCTGCCCTGGGGGagtatgtacgagccaaggctgtacattttgctcactcaggctttcttagttttataagcgagatgatccctatgtacgtgccaaggctCGCACACTTTGTACATTTacaagcgtgacgatttcctatATTATCCCATtggctgtacattttgatcTCTCATAAGCGTaacgatttcctaaatcgtcggagttacgccccgagaatatagccagacgcaggcactctcttctacattacagttattcgtttcatagcaattaagttctaaatcatgggagttacaccctaatagcatagccagacgtaggcactctctttgactgttaaaattgcatttattcggtacatagcaatgagcacgtcattatttttggctcatattctattgtaatacGCGAGTAGTTCATTTAGAGTAAAACATGAAACCTCTCTTATTTAAAGCACCCCGATGACCCAGGAACATAGAACATACAATTCTTTTtctttgacgttcataagtgtacattgtgttacctatatgaataaatgatttttgactttgacatacgAATagacggctgataccaagcttttgaagtgtcttgaatatgaccgacggctccatacccactttgtgaaAGGCGATCAATAAAATCCTGGTTTTTTtacaccccattccatattgtaatttgataacgaacacgaaaaatatgtgaaatggtgcaaaatcgaaagaagatTCGATATACGAATttggattaaaaataattaaaatggccagtatttatggccagactagttataaatctaaaacctacttaaaaactactggaccgatttgattGAATTCATACGTCGACGAAACATAATTTTAGTCTTAGTCGTAGTCttagacaaaaataaatactttggaACATGCCTgacctattattatttaatttttcgcATGCATCGGTATGCAGGCTTTTAGGAAGAGGTACGTTAGGGTCCACAATTGCGGTTGggcatttttaatattgataggAAATAACGACTTAATTTTGACATAGTTGACAAATGGGTTGCGGTGCTGCTACGCGAGCTTTACCTCgatatacagtattttttaatacgtttttataGGTATTTTAAAGCAGTTACaattggtatttttattgcggatatttaaatgtttacagGTGAATGTTTCGATCAATTAATCGGTATTCTAGCACATTTCAAATAGCACAAGTGTTGCCACCTCATATTTCTCCACCTTGTCTGCGGACGAGGTCGTATACggatattttaaacatacaaataaataaacttttacaaactaaacaatatttactttttaagcattattctaatatataccttgacttgcgaactggtagtaaatgtaaatttacaattaatttaacttctttttgacgttcataagtgtacttgtttacctctATGAATAAAGATTTGAGTTTGAGTATACGATCATTGTTTCGCCGTTAATCGAACCTAGAAGAATGTAGAGGACATTGTCAACATTAGTTTTACCAAGGTAGGTTTCAGATTATGAATTTGTAgggtaatattaatattttattaaaataataaactagtaaatatttaaataatttattataaatataaaacttggcgtaaaactatttattctaAGTATTTAAGCATACAAATgttacttttgacatttaagaAACGACATTATTTAGTCTTCTCGTCTATATagcaataatatttgaataatatgttttatacattattacaattaaaattttctgcAAAGATTTTGTCTTAGTACTAATTATCACAGACAATGTTTCTATAAGTTTgtgacataattatattttctataaaccTTAAACTCAGAGATAACATATTATGAAGAACACATACAGATTAAAAACTGTCAAggcttatatattataccgatttacgttttaaaaatttatatgttgACAGATGcgataaataactttttctatcgcaattcatataaaaattctcTTTGTACTTAGttatttcaaagtaataataccttttacattttaatattgatagttCGCCTGTTCGTTTGTCTTTGACTCTCAACTAATTATCATAGAAAAGTTTGAGCACAAACAAAGCTCACTTGtcaaattatcataatatataaaaataatttgttcgGTTAGGATTATTATTGGCATGGGTTTCTAAGGCGAGTCCTAAAGCCTAGAATTTCGAACTAGTAATCTGAAAGGGTAAGCACTAAACCATTATTGGACTAATTGGTTTATGGACTAATTGGTCGtgaatgatataaaattataaatgttaaacattgtataaataatgacaTTATGTAGCCTGTGTTACTTTCTGAAAGACAATATTTGCACAATTGATACATTATTTCCAGAATTATTGtaaagttattattgtaatattattacaaaagagGTTTTTTCATTCTTAACTATTTTACTGACTAGACAGTCTTTTACAAAATCTCCTGTCGTTGCTTTAACGATATACTATCTACTATGATTATTTGATTGCATTATTTGAcgtttcattataataaaacgtaATTAAATCGGACTATACGTAATTAAaatccataaaaataatattaaatcttaattaagTATTATGCAACGATTCCATCATATTATAACCATATTTCCATACAATATTGGTACCCATAATAAGTATGGGTTATGTAAGTTAATAACAGTTTTCGAAATAAATtcgaaacaaaatattaatatggcAACAATAGAATCTCACTGTAAGAGTTGATAACTTTTTAGTAGaatatgataaatttatttttttgttcacaTTTGGTTCTATAACCAATGTAATAgtgtattttacttaattaattattcttaacaGTTGCCTTATAGTGTAGCCATTAGGTcctatactatattatattgtagtcTTATGGCCTATcttattcttaattattatctgAGCATTCACCGGTTTTTCTTTAGATATATGGTATTTAGATAGACCAATTACTACAATATAATGTAGGGTTTAGTCGAAATTataggaaatataaatttaatcatgTGAATGTCCGTGGTCTGTTCCATTATCATGAGAGTGGTCGTGTCCACCATGAGAATGAGAGTGAGGCgctgaaaaaaatacttacatgaTTACTACGCAAAGGGAAATATTCGACTAATTACGCGAATCACAACGTTAGAAAACAAAAAGCggaataaatgaaaacgtCCTTTTTGAGCTAGCTTATAGGAAGTGTGGCGGTGGTATTTACGTATTATCCAAGCTAATTACCATCACCGTTGATAACTTTCCTCTATGCCGCGATAGGTGGTGCTTAATCtcttaactttatatattgaatataataattgtatgctTACTTAGTAACTGCAATCCGAACATCAAACCGAAGCCGAACAATGCAGCAATGTATTGCAAAATTCCAGATCTGTCGCTCTTCCAGATTTCGAAGAAAATAACATATAGCAAGGTTCCAGAAGCCAGCCCTTGAAGTATGACGGAATAGGAACCTGCTGCAGTGGCTCCCTCTCCCCCAACAAGTAGTATACCAATTCCAATACCAAATGGAGATACAATGGCAAATGTGGTAATGTAAATTATGGCTAAATAAGTCTTGGTACGAGTTGCAATTAGCTCTACACCAATGCAAAATGCAATGACAAGTTTGTGTGCAGAAATCGCTCCAAGCATATACCTGATGAATAAAACACaacgttattaaaattttagatgATAATGACAACGCTGATTGTTCTGTTTATTTTGATGTCGGCCTAGTaagttattcattattattaagaaaagagACATCTAGTGGCGAGtagacaatataaaattatttttattacatgatAACGAATCTAAATTAACTAATACATGCGAGTGTGTTTTAACAGGCATAGCATCAAAGTTATGGGtctaaaaatcaaattaaagttatgaaaaaataaaatgattagtaaaaaatatcaatcgTATGAAAATTGTCGTACGTACCAAACATTTGATGTGCTGGATTCCAAGCCAACGGCAAGGCCTTCAAACAGTTCATGAATAGATAGAGCCAATACAATCAGGAGTCCACGGAGGGCAGCCGTTACGCTATCCGCATTCTTGATGGGCATATGACTATGGCCATTAGCGTGGCTATGCCCATGATTGTGGACCGCGTTGTTGACTTCGATGTCCTGAGGAAATTATGCATTCGTTATCTTATTAGCTATTGTAATTCGTAAATATCAGagaactaattttattaaattcaataagtttaaatatttattgttgtttgtagTCCCAACCCAACTGTCCTGTCCCAACTGAGGTAGACATCTCCGCGTCCGTTTAAAAGACTGGAATGTTATCTGCCCCCTCTCTACCTACTAAGTTGTATTACCGGGAGCCGTAGCCAAGATCTCTAGGTTATAAGCATGCATTAGCGCTGTCACAGAAACAGTGGCCGTGTTTTATTGTATGAAGATTATATTTTGACCACTCACCTTTCCCTTAGTAATAGATGTGGGGTCAATGAGATCTGATGTAGAATTGGTGACACTATGCACGCCATTTTCTTCTGTCCTGCTGCGACTCCTAACACTGAGGTTTCGAACCAAAGGTGCCACCGAACCGTTGCTCATCTCtctacaaaatatttaccaaTGAAATACAAAAGATTATCTAATAACGTGGATTATAGATCATATGTGATATGATCTGTGTTTAGTTCAACTTCTCTAACGCATATAGTTTAGTAGTTAAATTCATCATTCAATGTTGGTTCGAAAAGCCAGTGAAGTGAGTATATGTTTCACTATTGTACCTCGACTCTTTTTAACCACAAATGGTGAAAATACATTtcgataaaattacatttaaattgaaaatcaaagacaaaattaataatgtccTTGCAGCTATggtaatcatattttttccCATTGGAAAGACATGTATGACTAAAGAAAAACTGACAGATGACGTTGTAGAACTAGCGAATAAAGTAAAACTTATACTAAGACAACCAAGAAATGTAAACTAAACAATTGTTGTAtggattcattaataataataataatcatttttttacataactacTATAGTAATAAGTTAAGTTGGTACTACTGGTATTATCGTCAGTACACAATTATTATGCCCGTTGGATTTCCCTGAGagctacatacatatataacatttgtatTGCATTTACTATGTAACCGTCTCTTTCTGTTAACGAAATCACAAAGAAAGGAAAGTTTTGGTAAAGactgatttatataaaagaacatatgtatgtacttatgtacacgcgttagaagttatacttctttggcgtaacaagataaaaatcttattaaaacttttctctttcgccttattctcTAATgcaccaaaagaagtatacatatgtgtcggttttttgtgacggtgtgcgcgcttaaaaatatactttcatAATTTTTCGCTTTTTGCGCTAAAAGCGTGCcgaaagaagtataacttaaaaatagtatattttttacctgTGATGTATGTACATGTGCACCAACTCTTCTACAAGATACATGATGAAAAACCCACTGCACATAAGTAGAGAAGCTAGAGGAAAATCGAACTCTTGCATGTGGCCATCAgctggaaataaaaaaaaacctttgtaGCCAATACAAagtattcaatttatatatacgatgtacataaatataaaagggCATAAACGCAAAATTGCCCAATTACACGATCCTAGCTTTTAAGTAATCGTGGTTAGAAAGCCTAGATgagtttctttaaaaacaagAGTTTATATGTTacgaaagttttattaaaacttgtaCTTGCGTTAACCAAAATCATTTCAATACTTTTTGCGAGTCCGAAGTTTTTGATaacactaataaatattaatgaatgatGAGCGACGCTTTATAATTTGAGaactatttttctttaattccaTTAGTAGAAATATCGGCATGTTACAGATTTTTCGTGCGCATACTTTGTGTTCGTGCATCTACTTGTACTAGGTAAAAACAAAGCATCTGCATATAATTGCCAGCATAATACCGAGAATTATACCTAACCTATGCCTAACACTATACATCATAGATCTTGTAAGAATGGTGACATAGAAACCGCTTTTCTCCTCCGCAGAGTACTAATTaacatcatttttaaaatacgatcATTCTTCCAAtcttacttaatttaatacgGAGGTACTATGGAAATGTCgacaatatttcataatacgCACAGAAAAAAATTCATCAAAGAAATGCCCAAAGTGACAGGAATAAATTGGCTGAGAGCAAGTTCAACTTAATTGAAGACTGAATTGAAGACATTGACCTACGATATTTCTTTGTTACGCAAGACGTAACACGCCATACTTTGGCATTGCtttattgagtaataaaataataacttgacTACTCTATATGtagtacataattatgtaaattattaattttaaaaaataacaatatatatatatatacttatgataacaaatCACATTAAAACGAATACAACAGTAAAGAATGTTAATCGCGTCGCTTATCATTACTTTGACAATaccaacataaaatataattaagtatttaagaCGTATTCAAACAAATCGCTTCAAATAATTGGAGGAAAAATCGTAACGTCATTATCGAATATTCAAACCGTCTTTGttatacaaattaacaattatatttgcGTCCGCTAAACAATGCACGCGAGACGcactatgaatattttatcgcACAATTGAGCTTCAACCAGACTAGAATTCGACAGCTTTGCCTACAAATTACTAATCCCTAAGACGTCTCGTCATCGTTCTCTTAGTGGTCgccttcataaataaaataaaaattcattgtttatttgcaaagaggTAGGAggaataaacaatattcaatagGTATTTGACGTATCGTTTATTATTAGGAGGGTACTAGAGTTGCCTACTGTTATAGTAATGCAATGCTTAAagagttaataattaattattagttaaaattacaatattatattgttacaatGACTAAAAAAACAGACGAAGTTgtgttaatttgtattaacagTATGAACGTGTGTTACATTAACGGTAAATTTACGAGATAAagtcacatattttttattacattttacggTAAGGGTtcgctttttaattattgcataAATCCGTACTTTATAGCATATTgttttgtgttaataaattaaaatattaatatactccTATAATAAGAACAGTATCCTGGTTTAGACACATTTAAGCCAATGTTTAAAATTCATGGAGCACACATGATCTTCATAGGTTTAActctattatatattcttagaCCAGAAGGTCATCCTACCGCTGCATCGACAGAATGGTGGAGCGCTTGCTGCAGCTGAAAACCAGCAATTGGGTGGAGGTGACACTGGACACGGAGCGGTGGAAGATTTTCATTTCGGGAGTCAAGATACTATATTCTTAAGATAAGTGCACTGTGCTAACTCTAAGTACGCTTTGTAATAAGtgttacacaaaaaatatgaacCTATTAGTCGACTAGTAATTTGCCAGATTTTTCGTGGTTCTTGTGTTCTTTTAGTATGAAATAGTCTCGACATCTGCGTTGACTAGTAACAATTCTCAGTTTATTTACAGTGTTCGATAAACATATACGAGTATACGTCATTACAGACTACTCAGActtcgtattattattaaatattttaatcaagatATCAAACGTGAAGACGTCATCAAACCTTAATTTGTACCGTATCAATAATACAGTTGTATTTAGGCTACCATATCTTTTAGACAAGAAGTGCTCGAAAAGTTTTTCATTGCTTATACTTcaaccaaaaaataaaacgaagcagctcattatttttcttttattattacatttgacAGTGCGTCTCCTACGTACCTACGAGTAGTCAGTAGCAGTAATAGGCTGGTATAAGCCTAATCCATATTCAATTGATACCGTTTAACTAAAGTAAGTCTGTTTTCTTCACAGCGTTAATGAAAGGAAACCgacagtaaaataatataagtataatacTGCTTATTAAATATGCTCAATAGTTATTCAATTTAGATGCggaatacaaagtttatagaaAAGGCAAACGAGAatacgggacgcccaaaaagaaCATTCATCACAGACTATGGCACATTTTAAGTGAGTGTACActctttctttaaacaattggaggttGTCCAAGTGAGGGACCACCGGGATCGATTCACAATTCGCTAGTTCGGGAAGGATAGGaattgtttcataattatataaaaatttataaaatgcattattgaaatgtttatCATGATTTGTCATTAATAGTTTCCCTTGACATGCCGAATTACTCCGCGCATAAGTATAGTTGTAATCGGCGACTTAACATTGGCCTTGGTCTCGAAAAAAGTTATTTGGAACCTCTTCAAGAATTTCGTCCAAGGAAACACGAAATATGCCGTCAAGTTTCAAGCgaacattacattacattaataaatttgtcgtcaatattatcatttgtattcacggaatattgattttgttacaaaacctaaaatatattttaatctcaGATATTACACATATAACGATTTACATATGAAGCAGACAAGATATTAACTTGTATAAGTACTTTAtgatataacttttatttgtaattatccGTCTGAAATGAGGAatcttaatacatatttcGAAATAGATACAGTGAAAATACAAGTATGGAATGGAACATGGTGTGGGAGTTTACTCTTAGTTTTTTCCCAAGCACAAATCCTCAAATTATAGTTCTTggaagtaatttatttttccccTGTCAAGTTCGATAAAATAAACTGgtcgtaatatttttgatacacACTAACGTAAGGCTTTATTTCCTTTGATTTTTGAACAGGAAGCAAACCGGCaggagactcacctgatgttaagtgataaagGACCATggtgcccatggacactcacattgccagaaggcttacaagtgcgttgccggccttttagacttggtgcgctcttttcttgaaggaccttttgtcgaattggttcggaaatagttCGGTGGGCAATTGGTTCCACAAAGTGGAGTTGCGTGGCAAAAACAGGCTTAAAAAATGCTTAGTTGAGGAACGACAGAcgttgaggtgatacgggtggaatttaatattctgcctcgacgtccaattatgaaactcagctgcaaaTATTAATCCGAACAGCTTGTCTGAACTCTccgtggtaaatgcggtagaagatccagagagaccccacatctctacgcaacgccaagatCTTAAGCCAAGAGATTATATGATCGGAAAGGCATATATATGTCTTTGTATCATGTATGATTGTTTTATAGCCCCATAGAGGGATAAAtcctctactgcttcatttaagaataggttaaaacaactattcgaGTCGTAgaccttgtatctttcttctttattatggCTACTAGTATATCTGTCGTTCTaccgatttataaaatttgtattgtattgtctacttaaatattttgttctgctgtcatgttatgttttgttttgctttatatccttttttttatcagtgaaactttttgtggatatatccaatgctttaattttatgtttatatttcttttctgacttatacttttagagatgtatatgtttgtttcccaaatgaatacataaataaacacataccACTATTAAAgctattatattgtatttaatcgTATAATATATCGTGTTAAAGATTTTGATAAAGTGGAtgtgtacagccttggctcgtacaggATGTGTTATTGCCACGTGAAATTTCATACATTGTAATtgattatctttatttttaaatagaggTGAAACCGTGACAAATGCATTTCACTGACATTCGCTCGATAAGATTAACTTTGACTTAACATCGAAAGTGTAAGGTGAAAATGATTATAGAACAATGagacatattaaaaatattatcgctTTTACATTTTGTATGAAACAAAAGCCTCTATGTCTGGGTTTTAGATTTGTTGCGTGATCATTTGCTAGTTCTAATAGGCAGCCTTTTATcactgacacacgccgttgactcTTTGGGCCTAaggcatttattttttttaaagataataattacaatttttaaaatatagaaaaatggATTACACTATATATACGAAGAACATTATGAATTAACCAATAcaatttactaattatttgtTGAGATTAGGGAATGTGTAATGTGTGAGGGTGTGTGAGTGTGTGTTTTAATGTGATCTTAAAAATCCATACGATTTGATTATCTCCATGGCACGCGTTTGGAGATTTTTATTGATTCAACAAAAAGAGCTAACATTAGCCAcctgtatattatatacaaaacaatacatacacacagaaaaacaacacaacattaaacattaatagattaaaacatttacataaagaCTAACTTTTTCTTACAGCATGATGCGGACCCTTTGTCAGTTCACTAAACGGACAATTAAAAACGTCtgttatacaaaacaatacgTGAAATTCGTGAAAAGTTTGTACCAATATAGGGAATATGAAACAGCCAAGCCAGCTATATTCTATAATCGGTTCTATAAAAGCTGGATTCCTCACGATTGTTCGACTCGATACTTCGATGCAATAATCGATTAAACCTCAATTACAAAAACTGCATTGTAATTCGAATCGAGGCCACGCGCACCTTGATGGTATCCAATTACAAGAATTATCtaacatattttcttacaTCGATTGCCGACGATCACGATCAGGATCACGGTAATATAAG from Pieris brassicae chromosome 2, ilPieBrab1.1, whole genome shotgun sequence includes:
- the LOC123718103 gene encoding protein zntD-like, producing MENITMRHSDHDESQGVIVAKGVSMAVLFCASMVCGIVPMLLAKRFRWITPNDAENLKSSNRIVASLLSFGGGVLLCTTFMHLLPEVDHNIDHLVADGHMQEFDFPLASLLMCSGFFIMYLVEELVHMYIHHREMSNGSVAPLVRNLSVRSRSRTEENGVHSVTNSTSDLIDPTSITKGKDIEVNNAVHNHGHSHANGHSHMPIKNADSVTAALRGLLIVLALSIHELFEGLAVGLESSTSNVWYMLGAISAHKLVIAFCIGVELIATRTKTYLAIIYITTFAIVSPFGIGIGILLVGGEGATAAGSYSVILQGLASGTLLYVIFFEIWKSDRSGILQYIAALFGFGLMFGLQLLTPHSHSHGGHDHSHDNGTDHGHSHD